A window from Mycolicibacterium tokaiense encodes these proteins:
- a CDS encoding DUF402 domain-containing protein, translated as MHPPKNETFDLAARTNVDPKGFVRAVDDFVRKPWGLYMARPAPGRAQFHYLESWLLPTLDLRVTVFHWNPGYERDQDFYLDVCAISVDGDIWRTVDHYLDLVVRTGRDTELVDVDELLEAHKVGLVDDTIAQRAIQTAVVSVGGLSAHGHDLLAWLASNGIHLTWR; from the coding sequence ATACACCCGCCGAAGAACGAGACATTCGACCTGGCCGCCCGCACCAACGTCGACCCCAAGGGGTTCGTCCGGGCGGTCGATGACTTCGTGCGCAAGCCCTGGGGGCTCTACATGGCCAGGCCGGCGCCGGGCCGGGCCCAGTTTCACTACCTGGAGTCCTGGCTGCTGCCCACGCTGGACCTGCGCGTCACGGTATTCCACTGGAACCCGGGGTACGAGCGGGATCAGGATTTCTACCTGGACGTCTGCGCGATCAGCGTGGACGGTGACATCTGGCGAACCGTGGACCACTACCTGGATCTGGTGGTGCGCACCGGGCGCGACACCGAGCTGGTCGATGTCGACGAGTTGCTGGAAGCCCACAAGGTGGGCCTGGTGGACGACACGATCGCGCAGCGAGCGATCCAGACCGCCGTCGTCAGCGTCGGTGGACTGAGCGCGCACGGGCATGATCTGTTAGCTTGGCTAGCGAGTAACGGAATACATCTCACCTGGCGATGA
- the coaE gene encoding dephospho-CoA kinase produces the protein MLRIGLSGGIGAGKSSVSKTFAEYGAVIVDGDVIAREVVEPGTPGLASLVEAFGEGILQADGALDRPALASIAFSDDDKRKTLNGIVHPLVGKRRAELIEAAAPDAVIIEDIPLLVESGMAPLFPLVIIVHADEEVRVRRLIEYRGFSEDDARARIKAQATEQQRRAVADVWLDNTGTPQALVQKSHELWQQRILPFAHNLEAGLPAAAAPELVAYDPSWPEQAQRILARLNTACGHRALRVDHIGSTAVPGLDAKDVIDIQVTVDSLATADELAAALLTAGYPRLDGITGDVPKPQGRSTVTAFDHTTDESLWHKRLHASADPGRPTNVHLRVVGWPNQQFALLFTAWINDDPAARQEYLTLEREVDAYGRAWEWAERTGWRP, from the coding sequence ATGCTGCGGATCGGGTTGTCAGGTGGTATCGGGGCCGGGAAGTCCTCGGTGTCGAAGACCTTCGCCGAGTACGGCGCCGTCATCGTCGACGGGGATGTGATCGCCCGTGAAGTGGTCGAGCCCGGCACGCCCGGATTGGCCAGTCTGGTCGAGGCGTTCGGGGAGGGCATCCTGCAGGCCGACGGTGCGCTGGATCGCCCGGCGCTGGCATCGATCGCCTTCAGCGACGACGACAAACGCAAGACCCTCAACGGCATCGTGCATCCGCTGGTGGGCAAACGCCGTGCCGAACTGATCGAGGCCGCCGCTCCCGACGCGGTGATCATCGAGGACATCCCGCTGCTGGTGGAATCCGGTATGGCGCCCCTGTTTCCGTTGGTCATCATCGTCCACGCCGACGAGGAGGTCCGCGTCCGTCGCCTCATCGAGTACCGCGGTTTCAGCGAGGATGACGCCCGGGCGCGCATCAAGGCCCAGGCCACCGAGCAGCAGCGGCGGGCCGTCGCCGATGTCTGGCTGGACAACACCGGGACGCCGCAGGCCCTGGTGCAGAAGTCTCACGAGCTGTGGCAGCAGCGGATCCTGCCGTTCGCCCACAACCTGGAAGCAGGCCTGCCCGCCGCCGCGGCTCCCGAACTCGTCGCCTACGACCCGAGTTGGCCCGAGCAGGCGCAGCGGATCCTGGCCCGGCTCAACACCGCATGCGGGCACCGCGCGCTCCGCGTCGACCACATCGGGTCCACCGCCGTCCCCGGGCTGGACGCCAAGGACGTCATCGACATCCAGGTCACGGTCGATTCGCTGGCCACCGCTGACGAACTCGCTGCGGCGCTGCTGACTGCGGGCTACCCCCGCCTCGACGGCATCACCGGGGACGTGCCGAAGCCGCAGGGTCGCAGCACTGTGACAGCCTTTGATCACACCACCGATGAATCCCTGTGGCACAAGCGACTTCACGCGTCGGCGGATCCCGGGCGGCCCACCAATGTGCATCTGCGGGTGGTCGGTTGGCCCAACCAGCAGTTCGCCCTGTTGTTCACCGCGTGGATAAACGACGATCCGGCCGCGCGCCAGGAGTATCTGACGCTCGAGCGCGAGGTCGATGCCTACGGGCGGGCGTGGGAGTGGGCCGAGCGCACCGGCTGGCGCCCCTGA
- the rpsA gene encoding 30S ribosomal protein S1 — MPSPVATSPQVAVNDIGSAEDFLAAIDKTIKYFNDGDIVEGTIVKVDRDEVLLDIGYKTEGVIPSRELSIKHDVDPNEVVSVGDEVEALVLTKEDKEGRLILSKKRAQYERAWGTIEELKEKDEAVKGTVIEVVKGGLILDIGLRGFLPASLVEMRRVRDLQPYIGKEIEAKIIELDKNRNNVVLSRRAWLEQTQSEVRSEFLNQLQKGAIRKGVVSSIVNFGAFVDLGGVDGLVHVSELSWKHIDHPSEVVQVGDEVTVEVLDVDMDRERVSLSLKATQEDPWRHFARTHAIGQIVPGKVTKLVPFGAFVRVEEGIEGLVHISELAERHVEVPDQVVAVGDDAMVKVIDIDLERRRISLSLKQANEDYTDEFDPSKYGMADSYDEQGNYIFPEGFDAETNEWLEGFDKQRNEWEARYAEAERRHKMHTAQMEKFAAAEAEAASRPATANGSSSSSSSGESAGGSLASDAQLAALREKLAGNA; from the coding sequence ATGCCAAGTCCCGTCGCCACCTCGCCGCAAGTAGCCGTCAACGATATCGGCTCGGCTGAGGATTTTCTCGCCGCCATCGACAAGACCATCAAATACTTCAACGATGGCGACATCGTCGAAGGGACCATCGTCAAGGTTGACCGTGACGAAGTCTTGCTCGACATCGGCTACAAGACCGAAGGTGTCATTCCTTCCCGCGAACTTTCCATCAAGCACGACGTCGACCCCAATGAGGTTGTGTCCGTCGGCGACGAGGTCGAGGCCCTCGTTCTCACCAAAGAGGACAAAGAAGGCCGGCTGATCCTGTCCAAGAAGCGCGCTCAGTACGAGCGTGCCTGGGGCACCATCGAGGAACTCAAGGAGAAGGACGAGGCCGTCAAGGGCACCGTCATCGAGGTCGTCAAGGGCGGCCTGATCCTCGACATCGGCCTGCGCGGCTTCCTGCCCGCATCGCTGGTGGAGATGCGTCGTGTCCGCGATCTGCAGCCGTACATCGGCAAGGAGATCGAGGCCAAGATCATCGAGCTGGACAAGAACCGCAACAACGTGGTGCTCAGCCGCCGCGCCTGGCTGGAGCAGACCCAGTCCGAGGTGCGCAGCGAGTTCCTCAACCAGCTGCAGAAGGGCGCCATCCGCAAGGGCGTCGTCTCGTCGATCGTCAACTTCGGTGCCTTCGTGGACCTGGGCGGCGTCGACGGCCTGGTGCACGTTTCCGAGCTGTCCTGGAAGCACATCGACCACCCGTCCGAGGTTGTCCAGGTGGGCGACGAGGTCACCGTCGAGGTGCTCGACGTCGACATGGACCGCGAGCGGGTTTCGCTGTCGCTCAAGGCCACTCAGGAAGATCCGTGGCGCCACTTCGCCCGTACCCACGCCATCGGCCAGATCGTGCCCGGCAAGGTCACCAAGCTGGTGCCGTTTGGTGCGTTCGTCCGTGTCGAAGAGGGCATCGAGGGTCTGGTGCACATCTCCGAGCTGGCTGAGCGTCACGTCGAGGTGCCGGACCAGGTTGTCGCCGTCGGCGACGACGCGATGGTCAAGGTCATCGACATCGACCTCGAGCGTCGCCGGATCTCGCTGAGCCTCAAGCAGGCCAACGAGGACTACACCGACGAGTTCGACCCGTCGAAGTACGGCATGGCCGACAGCTACGACGAGCAGGGCAACTACATCTTCCCCGAAGGCTTCGACGCCGAGACCAACGAATGGCTCGAGGGCTTCGACAAGCAGCGCAACGAGTGGGAGGCCCGGTACGCCGAGGCCGAGCGTCGCCACAAGATGCACACTGCGCAGATGGAGAAGTTCGCCGCTGCCGAGGCCGAGGCCGCCAGCCGTCCCGCGACGGCCAACGGTTCCTCGTCCTCGTCGAGCTCGGGTGAGTCGGCCGGCGGATCGCTGGCCAGCGACGCCCAGCTCGCCGCGCTGCGCGAGAAGCTCGCCGGTAACGCGTAG
- a CDS encoding PrsW family intramembrane metalloprotease → MHTPLDPSRAPVFLPPFPRRVRKVGAPIALIIGLGTIAGLLVILLTALSPVSTAIGFVLSSVAMLVVVLAYLWLDRFEPEPPRLLVLAFIWGASVAIVVSVILEMAFGAVISGGVETDWRTTAIAAPVIEEAAKGAFLLFMMTGRRRHELNSLVDCLVYAGLVAAGFAWLEDIFYIAGGESLGDALVTAALRLVMAPFAHPLFTTAIGIGVWFALKQRNVVAKAGYLLLGYAGAVIMHALWNGSAVLGFGTYLLVYVVWMVPIFALAIWLGVAARRREQKVVAAKLPGMVAAGLVTANEASWLGSIRSRKMAVAAVGRSNGKAASKTVRDFAAQVVELAFVKDRIDGGFADDRVMALFAEETQWLRTVRNNTPALQTLAHFQVPPRR, encoded by the coding sequence GTGCACACCCCCCTGGATCCGTCGCGAGCACCGGTCTTCCTGCCGCCGTTTCCCCGCCGTGTCCGCAAGGTCGGCGCACCCATCGCCCTGATCATCGGGCTGGGCACCATCGCCGGACTACTGGTGATCCTGCTCACCGCGTTGAGCCCGGTCAGCACCGCGATCGGGTTCGTGTTGTCCAGCGTCGCCATGCTGGTGGTGGTGCTGGCCTATCTGTGGCTGGACCGCTTCGAGCCCGAGCCGCCTCGACTGCTCGTGCTCGCCTTCATCTGGGGCGCCTCGGTCGCCATCGTGGTGTCGGTGATCCTGGAGATGGCGTTCGGCGCGGTGATCAGCGGGGGCGTCGAGACCGACTGGCGGACCACCGCGATCGCCGCCCCGGTCATCGAGGAAGCCGCCAAGGGCGCGTTTCTGCTCTTCATGATGACCGGCCGGCGCCGTCACGAGCTGAATTCGCTGGTCGACTGCCTGGTCTATGCGGGCCTGGTCGCGGCCGGGTTCGCCTGGCTGGAGGACATCTTCTATATCGCCGGGGGCGAGTCACTGGGGGACGCGCTGGTGACCGCGGCGCTGCGGCTGGTGATGGCCCCGTTCGCCCATCCGCTGTTCACCACCGCCATCGGGATCGGGGTGTGGTTCGCCCTGAAGCAGCGCAATGTCGTGGCGAAAGCGGGCTACCTGCTGCTGGGCTACGCAGGTGCGGTGATCATGCACGCGCTGTGGAACGGGTCGGCGGTGTTGGGCTTCGGCACTTACCTGCTGGTCTACGTGGTGTGGATGGTGCCGATTTTCGCCCTGGCCATCTGGCTGGGCGTGGCCGCCCGCCGCCGGGAGCAGAAGGTGGTGGCCGCAAAGTTGCCCGGCATGGTGGCCGCGGGGCTGGTGACGGCCAATGAAGCGAGCTGGCTGGGCTCGATCAGGTCCCGCAAGATGGCCGTGGCCGCCGTGGGCCGCTCGAACGGCAAAGCTGCGAGCAAGACCGTCCGCGATTTCGCGGCCCAGGTGGTGGAGCTGGCGTTCGTCAAGGACCGCATCGACGGCGGGTTCGCCGACGACCGGGTGATGGCGCTGTTCGCCGAAGAAACGCAGTGGCTGCGGACCGTGCGCAACAACACCCCGGCCCTGCAGACACTGGCCCACTTCCAGGTGCCGCCGCGCCGTTGA
- the polA gene encoding DNA polymerase I gives MSPAKTAPAKAPAKPGDQKPTLMLLDGNSLAFRAFYALPAENFKTQGGLTTNAVYGFTAMLINLLRDEAPTHIAAAFDVSRQTFRLEKYPEYKAGRSATPDEFRGQIDITKEVLAALGITVLAEAGFEADDLIATLATQAEAEGFRVLVVTGDRDSLQLVSDDVTVLYPRKGVSELTRFTPEAVLEKYGLTPRQYPDFAALRGDPSDNLPGIPGVGEKTATKWIAEYGSLQDLVDNVDKVKGKVGDALRAHLSSVILNRELTDLIKDVPLAQTPDTLRMQPWNRDQIHRLFDDLEFRVLRDRLFDTLASADPEVEDGFDVRGGLLEPGTLATWLTEHDTGRFGLAVVGTHLAFDADATALAIVAADGDGIYLDTTTLTDDDEAALASWLADPAAPKALHEAKLAMHDLEGRGWKLAGVTSDTALAAYLVRPGQRSFALDDLSVRYLRRELRADTPQQQQLSLLDDEDGGVDEQAIQTLILRANAVGDLANALDEELARIDSSALLGEMELPVQRVLAELETNGIAVDLTLLGELQSEFADQIRDAAEAAYAVIGKQINLGSPKQLQTVLFDELEMPKTKRTKTGYTTDADALQGLFDKTGHPFLQHLLTHRDVTRLKVTVDGLLNAVASDGRIHTTFNQTIAATGRLSSTEPNLQNIPIRTDAGRRIRDGFVVGAGYSELMTADYSQIEMRIMAHLSKDAGLIEAFNTGEDLHSFVASRAFDVPIDEVNAELRRRVKAMSYGLAYGLSAYGLSAQLKISTEEAKIQMDQYFARFGGIRDYLRDVVDQARKDGYTSTVFGRRRYLPELDSSNRNVREAAERAALNAPIQGSAADIIKVAMINVDSAIKEAGLASRILLQVHDELLLEIADGERDQVEALVRDKMGSAYPLDVPLEVSVGYGRSWDAAAH, from the coding sequence GTGAGCCCAGCCAAGACCGCACCTGCGAAGGCGCCTGCCAAGCCCGGTGACCAGAAGCCCACGTTGATGCTGCTGGACGGCAACTCCCTGGCGTTCCGGGCGTTCTATGCCCTGCCCGCGGAGAACTTCAAGACCCAGGGCGGGCTCACCACCAACGCCGTCTACGGCTTCACCGCGATGCTGATCAACCTGCTGCGCGACGAGGCCCCCACCCACATCGCCGCCGCGTTCGACGTCTCGCGCCAGACGTTCCGGCTGGAGAAATACCCGGAGTACAAGGCCGGCCGCTCGGCCACCCCCGACGAGTTCCGCGGGCAGATCGACATCACCAAAGAGGTGCTCGCGGCGCTGGGCATCACCGTGCTGGCCGAGGCCGGCTTCGAAGCCGACGATCTGATCGCCACGCTGGCCACCCAGGCCGAGGCCGAGGGTTTCCGCGTCCTCGTCGTCACCGGCGACCGGGACTCGCTGCAGCTGGTCAGCGACGACGTGACGGTGCTCTACCCGCGCAAGGGTGTCAGTGAGCTCACGCGGTTCACCCCCGAGGCGGTTCTGGAGAAGTACGGCCTCACGCCCAGGCAGTATCCCGACTTCGCGGCACTGCGCGGCGACCCGAGCGACAACTTGCCCGGCATCCCGGGGGTGGGAGAGAAGACCGCCACCAAGTGGATCGCCGAATACGGGTCCCTGCAGGATCTCGTGGACAACGTCGACAAGGTCAAGGGCAAGGTCGGCGACGCCCTGCGGGCCCACCTGTCCAGCGTCATCCTCAACCGCGAGCTCACCGACCTGATCAAGGATGTGCCGCTGGCGCAGACGCCGGACACCCTGCGGATGCAGCCCTGGAACCGCGACCAGATCCACCGGCTGTTCGACGACCTCGAGTTCCGCGTCCTGCGCGACCGGCTGTTCGACACCCTGGCCTCGGCTGATCCCGAGGTCGAGGACGGGTTCGACGTGCGCGGTGGCCTGCTCGAGCCCGGCACGTTGGCCACCTGGCTGACCGAGCACGACACCGGCCGGTTCGGGCTCGCCGTGGTGGGCACCCACCTGGCGTTCGACGCCGACGCCACCGCGCTGGCCATCGTCGCCGCCGACGGCGACGGCATCTACCTCGACACCACCACCCTGACCGACGACGACGAGGCCGCGCTGGCGTCCTGGCTGGCCGATCCCGCCGCGCCCAAGGCGCTGCACGAAGCCAAGCTGGCCATGCACGACCTGGAAGGACGAGGCTGGAAGCTGGCCGGCGTCACCTCCGACACCGCGCTGGCGGCCTACCTGGTGCGACCCGGGCAGCGCAGCTTCGCCCTCGACGACCTCTCGGTGCGCTACCTGCGCCGCGAACTGCGCGCCGACACCCCACAGCAGCAACAGCTGTCCCTGCTGGACGACGAGGACGGTGGCGTTGACGAGCAGGCCATCCAGACGCTGATCCTGCGCGCCAACGCGGTGGGTGATCTGGCGAACGCACTCGATGAAGAACTGGCCCGCATCGACTCCTCGGCACTGCTGGGCGAGATGGAGCTGCCGGTCCAGCGTGTGCTCGCCGAGTTGGAGACCAACGGCATTGCCGTCGACCTGACACTGCTCGGGGAACTGCAGAGCGAATTCGCCGACCAGATCCGGGACGCCGCGGAGGCCGCCTACGCGGTGATCGGCAAACAGATCAACCTCGGCTCGCCCAAGCAGCTGCAGACGGTGCTGTTCGACGAGCTGGAGATGCCGAAGACCAAGCGCACCAAAACCGGCTACACCACCGACGCCGACGCGCTGCAGGGCCTGTTCGACAAGACCGGTCACCCGTTCCTGCAGCACCTGCTCACCCACCGCGACGTCACCCGGCTCAAGGTCACGGTGGACGGCCTGCTCAACGCCGTGGCCTCCGACGGCCGGATCCACACCACGTTCAACCAGACGATTGCGGCGACGGGCAGGCTTTCTTCCACCGAACCCAACCTGCAGAACATCCCCATCCGCACCGATGCGGGCCGACGCATCCGAGACGGATTTGTGGTGGGCGCCGGCTACAGCGAGTTGATGACCGCGGACTACAGCCAGATCGAGATGCGCATCATGGCGCACCTGTCCAAGGACGCCGGTCTGATCGAAGCGTTCAACACCGGTGAGGACCTGCACTCGTTCGTCGCCTCGCGTGCGTTCGACGTGCCGATCGACGAGGTCAATGCGGAGCTGCGGCGCCGGGTCAAGGCGATGTCCTACGGGCTGGCCTACGGGCTGAGCGCCTACGGTCTGTCGGCGCAGCTGAAGATCTCCACCGAAGAAGCCAAGATCCAGATGGACCAGTACTTCGCGCGCTTCGGCGGCATTCGCGACTACTTGCGGGATGTGGTGGATCAGGCCCGCAAGGACGGGTACACCTCGACGGTCTTCGGCCGGCGGCGGTATCTGCCCGAGTTGGACAGCAGTAACCGCAACGTCCGGGAGGCCGCCGAGCGCGCGGCGCTCAACGCCCCCATTCAGGGCAGCGCCGCCGACATCATCAAGGTCGCGATGATCAACGTCGACTCCGCCATCAAAGAGGCGGGCCTGGCCTCACGCATCCTGCTGCAGGTGCACGACGAGCTGCTGCTCGAGATCGCCGACGGCGAGCGTGACCAGGTGGAAGCCCTGGTGCGCGACAAGATGGGCAGCGCCTATCCGCTGGACGTGCCGCTGGAGGTGTCGGTCGGGTATGGCCGCAGCTGGGATGCCGCCGCTCACTGA
- a CDS encoding Zn-ribbon domain-containing OB-fold protein has translation MSASAQPAIDGWFATDGSGLPYLIGGKCHQCGTYVFPPRSNNCPNPACDGDELAQVPLSRRGTVWSYTENRYAPPPPYPSPDPFEPFAVAAVELADEGLIVLGKVVEGTLAADLSVGTEMELTLETLYTDDDGIDRVTYAWRLP, from the coding sequence GTGTCAGCATCTGCCCAGCCCGCGATCGACGGGTGGTTCGCCACCGACGGGTCCGGCCTCCCGTACCTGATCGGCGGCAAGTGTCACCAGTGCGGGACGTATGTTTTCCCGCCGCGGTCCAACAACTGCCCCAACCCGGCCTGCGACGGCGACGAGCTTGCCCAGGTGCCCCTGTCGCGGCGCGGCACGGTGTGGAGCTACACCGAGAACCGCTACGCGCCACCACCGCCCTACCCGTCACCGGACCCGTTCGAGCCGTTCGCCGTGGCCGCTGTCGAACTGGCCGACGAGGGTCTGATCGTGCTCGGCAAGGTGGTCGAGGGCACTCTGGCCGCGGACCTGAGCGTCGGCACCGAGATGGAGCTGACGTTGGAGACCCTCTACACCGACGACGACGGCATCGACCGCGTCACCTACGCCTGGAGGCTGCCATGA
- a CDS encoding lipid-transfer protein — protein sequence MSPEPVYILGAGMHPWGKWGRDFTEYGVVAARSALAEAGLDWRQIQLVAGADTIRNGYPGFVAGATFAQKLGWNGVPVSSSYAACASGSQALQSARAQILAGFCDVALVIGADTTPKGFFAPVGGERRNDPDWQRFHLIGATNPVYFALLARRRMDLYGATLEDFAAVKVKNARHGLDNPNARFRKETSVADVLASPMVADPLRLLDICATSDGAAALIVASRSFAEKHLGSVKGVPSVRAVSTVTPQYPQHLPELPDIATDSTAVVPGPDRVFKDQILDAAYAEAGVGPDDISLAEVYDLSTALELDWYEHLGLCAKGEAEQLLRSGATSIGGRVPVNASGGLASFGEAIPAQAIAQVCELTWQLKGQATGRQVENATVGVTANQGLFGHGSSVIVAR from the coding sequence ATGAGCCCGGAACCGGTGTACATCCTCGGTGCAGGCATGCACCCGTGGGGCAAATGGGGCCGCGATTTCACCGAATACGGTGTGGTGGCGGCACGTTCGGCGCTGGCCGAGGCCGGACTGGACTGGCGCCAGATCCAACTGGTGGCCGGTGCGGACACCATCCGCAACGGCTATCCCGGCTTCGTCGCCGGAGCGACCTTCGCGCAGAAGCTGGGCTGGAACGGGGTGCCGGTCTCCTCGAGCTACGCCGCGTGCGCCAGCGGCTCGCAGGCCTTGCAGAGCGCTCGCGCCCAGATCCTGGCCGGCTTCTGCGACGTGGCACTGGTGATCGGCGCCGACACCACCCCCAAGGGCTTCTTCGCCCCGGTGGGCGGCGAGCGCCGCAATGATCCGGACTGGCAGCGTTTCCACCTGATCGGCGCAACCAACCCGGTGTACTTCGCGCTGCTGGCCCGGCGCCGGATGGACCTCTACGGCGCCACACTGGAGGATTTCGCCGCGGTCAAGGTGAAGAACGCCCGCCACGGTCTGGACAATCCGAACGCCCGGTTCCGTAAGGAAACCTCCGTCGCCGACGTGCTTGCCAGCCCGATGGTCGCCGATCCTCTTCGGCTGCTGGACATCTGCGCCACCTCCGACGGCGCCGCGGCGCTGATCGTGGCCAGCCGGTCCTTCGCCGAGAAGCACCTGGGGTCGGTCAAGGGCGTGCCGTCGGTGCGCGCGGTCAGCACGGTGACTCCGCAGTACCCGCAGCATCTGCCCGAACTGCCGGACATCGCCACCGATTCCACCGCGGTGGTGCCAGGCCCCGACCGGGTGTTCAAGGACCAGATTCTCGACGCCGCCTACGCCGAGGCCGGTGTCGGTCCCGACGACATCAGCCTGGCCGAGGTGTACGACCTGTCGACCGCGCTCGAGCTGGACTGGTACGAGCACCTGGGCCTGTGCGCCAAGGGTGAAGCCGAGCAGCTGCTGCGCAGTGGCGCCACCAGCATCGGCGGCCGGGTTCCGGTGAACGCCTCGGGCGGGCTGGCGTCGTTCGGAGAGGCCATTCCGGCCCAGGCCATCGCGCAGGTATGCGAGCTCACCTGGCAACTCAAGGGCCAGGCCACCGGACGACAGGTCGAGAACGCCACCGTGGGCGTAACCGCGAATCAGGGCCTGTTCGGGCATGGGTCATCTGTGATCGTGGCGCGCTAG
- a CDS encoding class I adenylate-forming enzyme family protein produces the protein MTEVFSGNLWDVFHRALTLHADRTAVICRDGALSYADVGRAVAHVTGLLRDAGTGAGDRVLILLGNGPGFVATDLAVAALGAVKVPLNAMLSPTEVAVAADRVDPVCAVLDDDLAPLAHLLPAAVTRVPLGAGWADSVPGTAELPPRHEVEPGAPAAVYMSGGTTGKPKGIVHSQRGVVQNFWTHLIEAGINRDDRLLVTTPMAHSAGLFTATALVRGAEIVIEPGFDADRWIDLVDRHEVTWSYGVPTMVRRIVDAAHRRAWSNTSLRTFQYGSAPMSPGLLGKALALFGPVLQQLYAQTECPQFATLLRKEDHVRAVYEPGLLSSVGRAVTMCDVSIRGDDGAQRAVGEVGEVCLRSPYVMTGYWNDDAGYRARFHGHWLRTGDVGRLDAQGYLYLVDRLSDMIISGGMNVYSVEVEAALSTHPAVAQAAVVGLPHDDWGESVHALVVPTAGFDDGAALTNSLIDHCRGLLAAYKRPKTYEITDVIPTTVYGKYDKKRIRSERA, from the coding sequence ATGACCGAGGTGTTCTCGGGGAATCTCTGGGACGTGTTCCACCGCGCCCTGACCCTGCACGCCGACCGCACCGCCGTGATCTGCCGGGACGGTGCACTCAGCTACGCCGATGTAGGCCGGGCGGTCGCCCACGTGACCGGATTGCTGCGCGACGCGGGTACCGGCGCCGGTGATCGGGTGCTCATCCTGCTGGGTAACGGGCCGGGTTTCGTCGCAACCGATCTGGCCGTCGCTGCCCTCGGCGCGGTGAAGGTGCCACTGAACGCGATGTTGTCACCGACGGAGGTGGCTGTCGCCGCTGATCGGGTGGATCCGGTGTGCGCCGTGCTCGACGACGACCTCGCTCCGCTGGCGCACCTGCTGCCCGCGGCGGTGACCCGGGTCCCGCTCGGTGCGGGCTGGGCCGACTCGGTGCCTGGCACCGCAGAACTCCCACCCCGCCACGAGGTGGAACCCGGAGCGCCGGCGGCGGTGTACATGTCGGGCGGCACCACGGGAAAACCCAAGGGAATTGTGCATTCCCAGCGCGGTGTGGTGCAGAACTTCTGGACCCACCTGATCGAGGCGGGGATCAACCGGGACGATCGGCTTCTGGTCACCACGCCGATGGCGCATTCGGCAGGATTGTTCACCGCGACCGCACTGGTGCGCGGGGCCGAGATCGTCATCGAGCCGGGATTCGACGCCGACCGGTGGATCGACCTGGTGGACCGCCATGAGGTCACCTGGTCCTATGGGGTCCCGACGATGGTGCGCCGGATCGTCGACGCGGCGCATCGACGAGCATGGAGCAACACCTCGCTACGCACTTTCCAGTACGGCTCGGCGCCAATGTCACCCGGTCTCCTCGGCAAGGCACTGGCGTTGTTCGGCCCTGTGCTGCAACAGCTCTACGCGCAGACGGAATGCCCTCAGTTTGCCACCCTGCTGCGCAAGGAAGACCACGTGCGGGCGGTATACGAGCCCGGACTGCTGTCCTCGGTGGGGCGTGCGGTCACCATGTGCGATGTGTCCATCCGCGGCGACGACGGTGCACAGCGGGCCGTCGGCGAGGTCGGTGAGGTGTGCCTGCGCAGTCCGTACGTCATGACCGGTTACTGGAATGACGACGCCGGCTACCGTGCGCGCTTCCACGGGCACTGGCTGCGCACCGGCGATGTGGGACGTCTGGACGCCCAGGGCTATCTGTACCTGGTGGACCGGCTGTCCGACATGATCATCAGCGGCGGCATGAACGTGTACTCCGTCGAGGTCGAGGCCGCGCTGTCCACCCATCCGGCGGTGGCGCAGGCCGCGGTGGTGGGCCTGCCGCACGACGACTGGGGCGAATCGGTGCACGCGCTCGTGGTACCGACCGCCGGGTTCGACGATGGTGCGGCACTGACGAATTCGTTGATCGATCACTGCCGCGGGCTTTTGGCCGCGTACAAGCGGCCCAAGACCTATGAGATCACCGACGTCATCCCCACCACGGTGTACGGGAAGTATGACAAGAAGCGCATCCGCAGTGAGCGCGCCTAG